In Aquimarina sp. TRL1, a single window of DNA contains:
- a CDS encoding LysM peptidoglycan-binding domain-containing M23 family metallopeptidase — translation MSQEAEKISNYESEAVQKNKAAMKSKFAERYQRMQDRKNDRGVAPNFNTFVTNAVEKTSVAKKTSFSVASMCGSTEIQSAEQTTYTIESYTGEPTEEQKLKVKWCVFIKGRWISLTNIEEREDPKNDPLVNKTRYREAILYCKIEADKATLKFSKWLDGKTVTVEAYKYTYGDTNCQQNTKVTAKPEVLSINWINAKEQKITTSGYDQDVFLEVETLGMKGKELTLQVWDHDKGAEDDQLDWGANSIKINGRTTLKQFPIKKKADYGLQQQDENKPGLDLYVVVSSSEPLENCKDKYATYLDLNPNEKIITAYFAEELKKEVQKGEEKPKPKPKKETPKESTTYTVVSGDHDLGIIADKLGIPWIDIFNANPGMNWGEMIPKKTILTIPPKKEEAKPKEKEKDTKTITYYQKIDSASLGSEVHLIAETQNLEGKTVTFKVFEKEPTLLDQKDTPIPLLINNEEKTEIETTVQDGKAQVKVALKRRDDCIHDEWKEKLSPQEKQLDNIYLDTEKKQSVFMQPFDLRLVTHPDRYTPATETIPAKKTQLWLQVVCEGDQLDFDEKFLHKNKLEVSLNTGDHGDYHDPIINPQVRGWYNPSSTFNKNSSIKGWNPYASMKMHKHADKIENKKVRMYGDPQRGGRGHQGLDIYAPVGTPVYACVDGKITMYEMTSRSAGFKIKLVGKYKEEHIRFNYIHLMQFEKTRFRFYNQNSNGKLGDHGWLNYNDFATAKQFTDPKKKETYTIHYDNGILKIDQNEIDVELVLDINRNDIVKKGQIIGYTGSTGNSYQGKKANHLHFNTYINYKSVLPYEQFKEYFDLDISGVETSKKQDGVTPSSKW, via the coding sequence ATGAGTCAAGAAGCAGAAAAAATAAGTAATTACGAGAGCGAAGCCGTCCAGAAAAATAAAGCTGCGATGAAATCTAAGTTTGCTGAACGGTATCAACGTATGCAGGACAGAAAAAATGATCGCGGTGTAGCCCCTAATTTTAATACGTTTGTGACCAATGCTGTAGAAAAAACTTCGGTAGCTAAGAAAACAAGTTTTTCTGTGGCGTCAATGTGTGGTTCTACAGAGATTCAATCTGCAGAACAAACTACTTATACTATCGAGAGTTATACAGGAGAACCGACAGAAGAACAAAAATTAAAAGTAAAATGGTGTGTGTTTATAAAAGGAAGATGGATATCATTAACCAATATAGAAGAAAGAGAAGACCCTAAAAATGACCCATTAGTTAATAAAACCAGATATAGAGAAGCAATACTCTATTGCAAAATCGAAGCAGACAAAGCTACTCTTAAATTCTCAAAATGGCTCGATGGCAAAACAGTAACCGTTGAAGCCTATAAATACACATATGGCGATACAAATTGCCAGCAAAACACCAAAGTTACCGCAAAACCAGAAGTATTATCAATCAATTGGATTAATGCCAAAGAGCAAAAAATAACAACTTCGGGCTATGATCAGGATGTGTTTTTAGAAGTAGAAACCCTTGGTATGAAAGGCAAAGAACTCACACTACAGGTTTGGGATCATGACAAAGGAGCAGAAGACGATCAACTAGATTGGGGGGCTAATAGTATCAAGATTAATGGTCGTACTACGTTAAAGCAATTTCCTATAAAAAAGAAAGCGGATTATGGATTACAACAGCAAGATGAAAATAAGCCGGGATTAGACTTGTATGTTGTGGTTAGTAGTAGTGAACCTTTAGAAAACTGCAAAGATAAATACGCTACCTATCTTGATTTGAATCCCAATGAAAAAATCATCACCGCTTACTTTGCAGAAGAATTAAAAAAGGAAGTACAAAAAGGAGAAGAAAAACCAAAACCAAAACCTAAAAAGGAAACTCCAAAAGAGTCAACAACATATACCGTAGTGAGTGGAGATCATGACCTAGGCATTATAGCAGATAAATTGGGGATACCATGGATTGATATTTTTAATGCAAATCCAGGAATGAATTGGGGTGAAATGATTCCTAAAAAAACAATACTAACCATACCCCCAAAAAAAGAAGAAGCAAAACCCAAAGAGAAAGAAAAAGACACCAAAACTATAACCTATTACCAAAAGATCGATAGTGCCAGTTTAGGAAGTGAAGTACACCTGATAGCCGAGACCCAAAATCTGGAAGGCAAGACAGTTACCTTTAAAGTGTTTGAAAAAGAACCTACTTTACTTGATCAGAAAGACACTCCTATACCACTATTAATTAATAATGAAGAAAAAACAGAAATAGAAACCACCGTACAAGATGGCAAAGCTCAGGTAAAAGTAGCTCTAAAACGTAGGGATGACTGTATACACGATGAATGGAAAGAAAAACTAAGTCCGCAAGAAAAACAGCTCGATAATATTTACTTAGATACAGAAAAAAAACAAAGTGTTTTTATGCAACCTTTTGATCTGCGATTAGTAACACATCCAGATCGATATACACCAGCTACAGAAACTATTCCTGCCAAAAAAACACAACTTTGGTTGCAAGTAGTTTGCGAGGGTGATCAACTAGATTTTGATGAGAAATTCTTACATAAAAATAAATTAGAGGTTTCTTTAAACACAGGGGATCATGGAGATTATCATGATCCCATAATAAATCCGCAAGTACGAGGCTGGTATAATCCTAGTTCTACTTTTAATAAAAATTCTAGTATAAAAGGATGGAATCCGTATGCTTCTATGAAAATGCATAAGCATGCGGATAAAATAGAAAACAAAAAAGTAAGAATGTATGGAGACCCTCAGCGAGGAGGAAGAGGACATCAGGGATTGGATATTTATGCACCAGTAGGTACTCCTGTATACGCTTGTGTGGATGGAAAAATAACAATGTATGAAATGACATCTCGATCAGCAGGTTTTAAGATAAAGTTGGTAGGTAAATATAAGGAAGAGCATATTCGTTTTAATTATATTCATTTAATGCAGTTTGAGAAAACTAGATTTAGATTTTACAATCAAAATAGTAACGGAAAACTTGGAGATCATGGATGGTTAAATTATAATGATTTTGCTACGGCAAAACAATTTACAGATCCAAAGAAAAAGGAAACCTATACAATACACTATGACAATGGAATCTTAAAAATTGATCAAAATGAAATTGACGTAGAGTTAGTTCTAGATATTAATAGAAATGATATAGTGAAAAAAGGTCAAATTATCGGGTATACAGGTTCTACGGGAAATTCTTATCAGGGTAAAAAAGCGAATCACCTACATTTTAACACCTATATTAATTACAAAAGTGTACTGCCTTATGAGCAGTTTAAGGAGTATTTTGATTTAGACATCTCGGGGGTTGAAACCAGTAAAAAACAAGACGGGGTTACCCCAAGTAGTAAATGGTAA
- a CDS encoding M23 family metallopeptidase — protein MQFERTRFRFYNQNSNGKLGDHGWLNYNDFATVKQFTDPNKKETYTIHYDNGILKIDQNEIDVELALKVTRDLDMKKGQIIGYTGSTGNSYQGKKANHLHFNTYINNKSVLPYEEFKEYFGLDISGGETSKKQDGVTPSSKW, from the coding sequence ATGCAGTTTGAGAGAACTAGATTTAGATTTTACAATCAAAACAGTAACGGAAAACTTGGAGATCATGGATGGTTAAATTATAATGATTTTGCTACGGTAAAACAATTTACAGACCCAAATAAAAAAGAAACCTATACCATACATTATGATAATGGAATACTAAAAATTGATCAAAATGAGATTGATGTAGAATTAGCTTTAAAAGTTACAAGAGATTTAGATATGAAAAAAGGTCAAATCATAGGGTATACAGGTTCTACAGGAAATTCTTATCAGGGCAAAAAAGCGAATCACTTGCATTTTAATACCTATATCAATAACAAAAGTGTATTGCCTTATGAGGAATTTAAAGAATACTTTGGTTTAGATATTTCAGGAGGAGAAACCAGTAAAAAGCAAGACGGGGTTACCCCAAGTAGTAAATGGTAA
- a CDS encoding LytTR family DNA-binding domain-containing protein gives MIRYLIIDDEHIAHKIIMEYCDMLPNMQLQKNCYSALEALQYLNGHTVDLIFLDLNMPKLKGFDFLKTLSTPPKIIVTTAYSEFALEGYELNIVDYLLKPFSFERFLKAVNKMIPPLVNEHSKNHTEKTNERIFLRSSKKHTQVTIDSILYIEAAGNYTKVITRHDQITVREKISDVILSLPKGHFLQVHKSFAVAIKHIKSVEGNRIFIGEHIIPIGKMYKLNVNKLFD, from the coding sequence ATGATACGATACCTCATCATAGACGACGAACATATAGCGCATAAAATTATTATGGAGTATTGCGATATGTTGCCCAATATGCAATTACAGAAAAACTGTTACAGTGCTCTGGAAGCACTACAGTATTTAAACGGGCATACGGTAGATTTAATTTTTCTGGATTTAAATATGCCCAAACTAAAGGGGTTTGATTTTTTAAAAACCTTATCAACTCCTCCCAAAATTATTGTAACTACTGCCTATTCTGAGTTTGCTCTAGAAGGATATGAACTAAATATAGTAGATTATTTGCTAAAACCTTTCAGTTTTGAACGCTTTCTAAAAGCTGTAAATAAAATGATTCCCCCCCTGGTAAATGAACACTCAAAAAATCATACTGAAAAAACAAATGAACGTATTTTTCTTCGTAGTAGTAAAAAACATACACAAGTAACTATTGATAGTATTTTATACATAGAAGCAGCAGGAAATTATACCAAAGTAATTACTCGTCATGACCAGATCACAGTGAGAGAAAAAATCTCTGATGTGATTTTATCATTACCAAAAGGTCATTTCCTACAGGTACATAAGTCCTTTGCTGTTGCTATTAAACATATCAAAAGTGTTGAAGGAAACAGAATTTTTATTGGTGAACACATCATCCCTATAGGAAAAATGTACAAATTGAATGTAAATAAACTGTTTGACTAA
- a CDS encoding sensor histidine kinase → MNFSITNIWQSIPKWVTRTLLILTALLILIFNDAFGDNEQFVLFSFLYFILLCFLSCRWLFKQIKSIIKLKHEKKKTELLHLKSQVNPHFFFNTLNNLYGIMDKNSQARMMVLKLSDMMRYSIYEGQKEWVTLEEEIVYLENYIDLQEIRYHKKTDVRFHHKVINQESRIMPLLFIILLENAYKHGLETLEKDAYIYVQLTADEKEIIFDIENNFDLSEATQEQGIGLKNLKRRLELVYPNKHMLAIATTKNKYTVKLSLAVI, encoded by the coding sequence ATGAATTTTTCTATTACGAATATCTGGCAATCGATTCCGAAATGGGTCACCAGAACATTGCTGATACTTACAGCTTTGCTCATCCTTATTTTTAATGATGCCTTTGGCGATAATGAGCAATTTGTTCTATTTAGTTTTTTATATTTTATTCTTTTATGTTTTTTAAGCTGTCGTTGGCTATTCAAACAAATAAAAAGTATTATCAAACTCAAACATGAAAAGAAAAAAACAGAATTACTTCATTTAAAAAGCCAGGTAAATCCACATTTTTTCTTTAATACCCTCAACAACCTATACGGAATAATGGATAAAAATTCTCAAGCACGGATGATGGTATTAAAACTATCCGATATGATGCGATATAGTATTTACGAAGGTCAAAAAGAATGGGTAACCCTAGAGGAAGAAATCGTATACCTAGAAAATTACATCGACCTTCAGGAAATCCGGTATCATAAAAAAACGGATGTCCGGTTTCATCATAAAGTAATTAATCAGGAATCCCGAATCATGCCTTTATTGTTTATTATCCTTTTAGAAAATGCATATAAACATGGATTGGAGACTCTGGAAAAAGATGCCTATATTTATGTACAACTAACCGCTGATGAGAAAGAGATTATCTTTGATATCGAAAATAATTTTGATCTTTCAGAGGCAACACAAGAACAAGGTATCGGACTAAAAAATCTAAAACGAAGATTGGAGCTGGTCTACCCGAATAAACATATGCTAGCGATTGCCACAACCAAAAATAAATATACAGTAAAACTCTCCTTGGCAGTAATATGA
- a CDS encoding ABC transporter ATP-binding protein, with the protein MSELIISKLSKTYPNGIKALQDISLEIPKGMFGLLGPNGAGKSTLMRTIATLQEADQGTITLGGIDVLRQKNEIRKILGYLPQQFGLYPRISAETLLNHLAVLKGITNRSARKEMVDALLNKTNLYEVRKQNLSGYSGGMKQRFGIAQALLNNPQLLIVDEPTAGLDPVERNRFYNLLSEVGEDTVVILSTHIVDDVKELCNQMAIINQGQVLLKGNPIAIIKELEGMVYQKSIEKQELVQYRQEYQVLSERLFLGKPIIHIVSNQHPNNGFTAVEAALEDVYFSKINY; encoded by the coding sequence ATGAGTGAACTTATTATTTCTAAACTATCTAAAACATATCCAAATGGAATTAAGGCTTTGCAGGATATTTCATTAGAAATTCCCAAAGGGATGTTTGGACTCTTGGGACCTAATGGTGCGGGAAAATCTACTTTGATGCGAACTATTGCAACGCTTCAGGAGGCTGATCAAGGTACTATTACTCTGGGAGGAATAGATGTTCTCAGGCAAAAAAATGAGATCAGAAAAATTCTAGGCTATTTACCCCAGCAATTCGGGTTGTATCCTAGAATAAGTGCCGAAACATTATTAAATCATTTGGCAGTGCTGAAGGGAATTACAAATAGAAGTGCACGAAAAGAGATGGTAGATGCTCTTCTGAATAAAACCAATCTTTATGAGGTAAGAAAACAAAACCTCAGTGGCTATTCTGGCGGAATGAAGCAACGTTTCGGAATTGCACAAGCATTATTGAATAACCCTCAATTGTTGATTGTAGATGAACCCACTGCCGGATTGGATCCTGTCGAAAGAAATCGTTTCTATAATCTATTGAGTGAAGTAGGAGAAGATACTGTTGTGATTCTTTCTACTCATATTGTTGATGATGTAAAAGAATTGTGCAATCAGATGGCAATTATTAACCAGGGTCAGGTTTTACTAAAAGGGAATCCCATAGCGATTATCAAAGAGTTAGAGGGGATGGTTTATCAGAAATCGATAGAAAAGCAAGAACTGGTACAGTATAGGCAAGAATATCAGGTACTAAGTGAGCGGTTGTTTTTAGGAAAACCAATTATTCATATCGTTAGTAATCAACACCCTAATAATGGCTTTACGGCTGTAGAAGCGGCTTTAGAAGATGTGTATTTCTCTAAAATTAATTATTAA